Proteins encoded in a region of the Salipiger sp. CCB-MM3 genome:
- the phnC gene encoding phosphonate ABC transporter ATP-binding protein, which translates to MLTVEKLTKRFGANTAVDNASFTVDRPMMIGIIGRSGAGKSTFLRMMNRLTDATEGRLLFEGRDVLQLRGGDKRLWQSDCAMIFQQFNLVPRMDVVSNVLHGTLARRSTLSTMFNLYPREDVHRAIDILERLGIAGHAAKRAEALSGGQQQRVAIARALMQDPKVILADEPIASLDPMNAQLVMDSLRRIHEEDGRMVIANLHTLDTARRYCDRVIGMRDGRIVFDGTPAQLTTGVARDIYGAGADFSENATSTEIRDPVVAAEIRAAEVAV; encoded by the coding sequence ATGCTCACCGTCGAGAAACTGACGAAGCGCTTCGGCGCGAACACCGCCGTGGACAACGCGAGCTTTACCGTCGACCGGCCGATGATGATCGGCATCATCGGCCGGTCGGGCGCGGGCAAGTCGACCTTCCTGCGGATGATGAACCGGCTGACCGATGCGACCGAGGGGCGTTTGCTGTTCGAGGGCCGCGACGTGCTGCAACTGAGGGGCGGGGACAAGCGCCTGTGGCAGTCAGACTGCGCGATGATCTTCCAGCAGTTCAACCTCGTGCCGCGCATGGATGTGGTGTCGAACGTGCTGCACGGCACGCTGGCGCGGCGCAGCACGCTGTCGACCATGTTCAACCTCTACCCGCGCGAGGACGTGCACCGCGCCATCGACATTCTCGAGCGGCTCGGCATCGCCGGCCATGCCGCCAAACGCGCCGAGGCGCTTTCGGGTGGTCAGCAGCAGCGTGTCGCCATCGCGCGCGCCCTGATGCAGGACCCCAAGGTGATCCTCGCCGACGAGCCCATTGCCTCGCTCGATCCGATGAACGCGCAGCTGGTGATGGACAGCCTGCGCCGCATTCACGAGGAAGACGGCCGCATGGTGATCGCCAACCTGCACACGCTGGATACGGCGCGGCGCTATTGCGACCGGGTCATCGGCATGCGCGACGGGCGGATCGTCTTTGACGGCACTCCGGCGCAGCTGACCACCGGGGTCGCGCGCGACATCTACGGCGCTGGCGCCGATTTTTCGGAAAACGCCACCTCCACCGAAATCCGCGACCCGGTGGTCGCGGCGGAAATCCGGGCTGCGGAAGTCGCGGTCTGA
- the thiM gene encoding hydroxyethylthiazole kinase, translating into MTAGALLKEMRGTNPLVQCITNYVAMNIAANVLLASGASPAMVSDAEEAGEFAGIAHALTVNIGTLSEPFVEGMRAAIAGAQAAGKPWVLDPVACQATGLRRRVSAELLALKPTVVRGNASEILSLAGEASRGQGVDGRDGVEAAEAAARALARQTGGVVAVTGAVDFVTDGSRAVRIGGGSRWMPLNTALGCSLTGLCGAYVGLGGDPFEATVAALSHYAVAGSHAHEGATGPGSFAPRFLDALHALTPEALDAGADLRVLEDAA; encoded by the coding sequence ATGACCGCTGGCGCGCTGCTGAAGGAGATGCGCGGCACCAATCCGCTTGTGCAATGCATCACCAACTACGTGGCGATGAACATCGCCGCGAACGTGCTGCTGGCGTCGGGGGCGTCTCCGGCCATGGTCTCGGACGCCGAGGAGGCGGGCGAGTTCGCTGGCATCGCCCACGCGCTGACGGTCAACATCGGCACTTTGTCCGAGCCCTTTGTCGAGGGGATGCGCGCGGCCATCGCCGGGGCGCAGGCGGCGGGCAAGCCATGGGTGCTCGATCCGGTGGCCTGTCAGGCGACGGGGCTGCGGCGGCGGGTCTCGGCCGAATTGCTGGCGCTGAAGCCGACGGTGGTGCGCGGCAATGCCTCCGAGATCCTCTCGCTCGCTGGGGAGGCCAGTCGCGGGCAGGGCGTCGACGGGCGCGACGGGGTGGAGGCCGCCGAGGCCGCCGCCCGCGCGCTGGCGCGTCAGACCGGCGGCGTGGTGGCGGTGACCGGGGCGGTGGATTTCGTCACCGACGGCAGCCGTGCCGTGCGGATCGGTGGCGGCTCGCGGTGGATGCCGCTGAACACCGCGCTTGGCTGTTCGCTCACCGGCCTCTGCGGGGCTTATGTGGGGCTCGGCGGCGACCCGTTCGAGGCGACCGTCGCGGCGCTCTCTCATTACGCCGTGGCCGGAAGCCACGCGCATGAGGGGGCGACGGGGCCGGGCAGTTTCGCGCCCCGCTTCCTCGATGCGCTGCATGCGCTGACGCCCGAGGCGCTGGACGCCGGGGCCGATCTGCGCGTGCTGGAAGATGCCGCATGA
- the thiE gene encoding thiamine phosphate synthase, which yields MRRFDLSVYLVLDPGLCAGIGLVETARLAVQGGATMVQLRDKDGGTARMIETGRALKAALAGSGALLIVNDDVEAARVIGADGLHVGQGDMTPAEARARVGPEMLLGLSVESPDLARAAPPALVDYVGAGPVFATPTKPDHKQPVGWDGLAAQVAACPVPAVAIGGLKAHHAAPAKDAGAQGLAVVSAICGQPDPAAAAREIARAWAAA from the coding sequence ATGAGGCGCTTTGACCTGTCGGTCTATCTGGTGCTCGATCCCGGCCTCTGCGCCGGGATCGGCCTGGTCGAAACGGCGCGTCTTGCGGTGCAGGGCGGGGCCACGATGGTGCAGCTGCGCGACAAGGACGGCGGCACCGCGCGAATGATCGAGACCGGGCGGGCGCTGAAGGCGGCGCTGGCGGGCTCGGGCGCGCTGCTCATCGTCAATGACGACGTCGAGGCCGCGCGGGTGATCGGTGCGGACGGGCTGCACGTGGGGCAGGGCGATATGACCCCCGCCGAAGCGCGGGCGCGCGTCGGCCCGGAGATGCTGCTGGGGCTCTCGGTGGAAAGCCCGGACCTGGCGCGGGCGGCCCCTCCCGCGCTGGTGGACTATGTGGGGGCCGGGCCGGTCTTTGCCACCCCCACCAAGCCCGACCACAAGCAGCCCGTGGGCTGGGACGGGCTGGCGGCGCAGGTGGCGGCTTGCCCGGTGCCCGCGGTGGCCATCGGCGGGCTGAAGGCGCATCATGCCGCGCCGGCGAAGGACGCAGGAGCGCAGGGCCTTGCCGTGGTCTCTGCGATCTGCGGCCAGCCGGACCCTGCGGCAGCGGCGCGGGAGATTGCCCGCGCCTGGGCCGCGGCCTAG
- the thiD gene encoding bifunctional hydroxymethylpyrimidine kinase/phosphomethylpyrimidine kinase: MPPRIPNVLTIAGTDPSGGAGIQADLKAFSANRAYGMSVITAVVAQNTRGVRAVEALPPEFVAAQIDAVFDDVRVDAVKIGMVANAEIIRTVAERLRAHGARSIVFDPVMVAKSGDALLDPEAVAALRADLVPLATLITPNLPEAAVLLSRGEDWSAEEMATELPALAAMGPEAVLLKGGHLTGSPESTDLLWWQGQTRSYSAPRIATKNDHGTGCTLSAAIAALLPRKTLPEAVDEAKRYLQGALAASDRLEVGGGHGPLHHFHEMWG; encoded by the coding sequence ATGCCACCCCGCATCCCCAACGTGCTGACGATCGCGGGCACCGACCCCTCGGGCGGTGCGGGCATTCAGGCCGATCTAAAGGCCTTCAGCGCCAACCGTGCCTACGGCATGAGCGTGATCACCGCCGTGGTCGCGCAGAACACCCGCGGGGTGCGCGCGGTCGAGGCGCTGCCGCCAGAGTTTGTCGCGGCGCAGATCGACGCGGTCTTCGACGATGTGCGAGTCGACGCGGTAAAGATCGGCATGGTCGCCAACGCCGAGATCATCCGCACCGTGGCCGAGCGCCTGCGGGCCCATGGCGCGCGCAGCATCGTGTTCGATCCGGTGATGGTAGCCAAAAGCGGCGACGCGCTGCTCGACCCCGAGGCGGTGGCGGCGCTGCGCGCAGATCTGGTGCCGCTGGCAACGCTGATCACCCCCAATCTGCCCGAGGCCGCCGTGCTGCTCTCGCGCGGGGAGGACTGGAGCGCCGAGGAGATGGCCACAGAACTGCCCGCGCTGGCCGCCATGGGGCCAGAGGCGGTGCTGCTCAAGGGCGGCCATCTGACCGGCAGCCCCGAGAGCACCGACCTTCTGTGGTGGCAGGGACAGACCCGCAGCTACAGCGCGCCGCGCATCGCCACCAAGAACGACCACGGCACCGGCTGCACGCTCTCTGCCGCCATCGCCGCGCTGCTGCCACGCAAGACGCTGCCCGAGGCGGTGGATGAGGCGAAGCGCTATCTGCAAGGCGCGCTGGCCGCGTCGGACCGGCTGGAGGTGGGCGGCGGCCACGGGCCGCTGCACCATTTTCACGAAATGTGGGGCTAG
- the thiC gene encoding phosphomethylpyrimidine synthase ThiC: MKDLTPTVTCGPLPASRRVWHEGALHPQIRVPMREIDLHPSAGEPPVTVYDSSGPYTDPGAEIAIDRGLPRLRGGWVRARADTESYDGRHVKPEDNGFAEGARLVPEFPVRHAPRRGKDGKAVTQMAYARAGIVTPEMEFVAIRENLGRKAAKAQLERDGQDWGASIPDHVTPEFVRDEIAKGRAIIPANINHPELEPMIIGRNFLVKINANIGNSAVTSSMAEEVEKMVWATRWGADTVMDLSTGRNIHNIRDWILRNAPVPIGTVPLYQALEKVGGIAEDLSWEVFRDTLIEQAEQGVDYFTIHAGVRLHMIPMTVNRVTGIVSRGGSIMAKWCLHHHRESFLYEHFDEICEIARAYDVSFSLGDGLRPGSIADANDQAQFAELETLGELTQVAWKHECQVMIEGPGHVAMHKIKANMDKQLETCGEAPFYTLGPLTTDIAPGYDHITSGIGAAMIGWFGTAMLCYVTPKEHLGLPDRDDVKTGVITYKIAAHAADLAKGHPAAQIRDDALSRARFEFRWEDQFNLALDPDTARSMHDETLPKEAHKVAHFCSMCGPKFCSMRISHDIRAEAQKEGMAKMAEKFREGGALYLPLNEEDKA, translated from the coding sequence ATGAAAGACCTGACCCCAACAGTCACCTGCGGGCCGCTGCCCGCCTCGCGCCGCGTTTGGCATGAGGGTGCGCTGCACCCGCAGATCCGCGTGCCCATGCGCGAGATCGACCTGCATCCGTCCGCCGGTGAGCCGCCGGTGACCGTCTATGACAGCTCCGGCCCCTATACCGATCCCGGCGCCGAGATCGCCATCGACCGCGGTCTGCCGCGCCTGCGCGGGGGCTGGGTTCGCGCCCGCGCCGACACCGAAAGCTACGATGGCCGCCATGTGAAGCCCGAGGACAACGGCTTTGCCGAAGGCGCGCGTCTGGTGCCCGAGTTTCCGGTCCGCCACGCGCCGCGCCGGGGCAAGGACGGCAAGGCTGTCACCCAGATGGCCTATGCCCGCGCCGGGATCGTCACGCCGGAGATGGAGTTCGTCGCCATCCGCGAGAACCTCGGGCGCAAGGCCGCCAAGGCGCAGCTGGAACGGGACGGGCAGGACTGGGGCGCGTCGATCCCCGACCATGTGACGCCGGAGTTCGTGCGCGACGAGATCGCCAAGGGCCGCGCGATCATCCCGGCGAACATCAACCACCCCGAGCTTGAGCCGATGATCATCGGGCGCAACTTTCTGGTGAAGATCAACGCCAATATCGGCAACTCGGCGGTGACCTCTTCGATGGCTGAGGAGGTGGAGAAAATGGTCTGGGCGACGCGCTGGGGGGCTGACACGGTCATGGACCTGTCGACCGGGCGCAACATCCACAACATCCGCGACTGGATCCTGCGCAACGCGCCAGTACCCATCGGCACGGTGCCGCTCTATCAGGCGCTGGAGAAGGTCGGCGGCATCGCCGAGGATCTAAGCTGGGAGGTGTTTCGCGACACGCTGATCGAGCAAGCCGAGCAGGGGGTGGATTACTTCACCATCCACGCCGGCGTGCGGCTGCATATGATCCCGATGACGGTGAACCGGGTGACGGGGATCGTCAGCCGCGGCGGCTCGATCATGGCCAAATGGTGCCTGCACCACCACCGCGAGAGCTTTCTCTACGAGCATTTCGACGAGATCTGCGAGATCGCGCGGGCCTATGACGTGTCGTTCTCGCTGGGTGACGGGCTGCGCCCGGGCTCCATCGCCGACGCCAACGATCAGGCGCAGTTTGCCGAGCTGGAGACGCTGGGCGAGCTGACGCAGGTGGCGTGGAAGCACGAGTGTCAGGTGATGATCGAGGGGCCGGGCCATGTGGCCATGCACAAGATCAAGGCCAATATGGACAAGCAGCTTGAGACCTGCGGCGAGGCGCCGTTCTACACGCTCGGGCCGCTCACCACGGATATCGCGCCGGGCTATGATCACATCACCAGCGGCATCGGGGCGGCGATGATCGGTTGGTTCGGCACGGCGATGCTGTGCTACGTGACGCCCAAGGAGCACCTCGGCCTGCCGGACCGCGACGATGTGAAGACCGGGGTGATCACCTATAAGATCGCCGCCCATGCCGCCGATCTCGCCAAGGGCCACCCGGCGGCGCAGATCCGCGACGATGCGCTTTCGCGCGCCCGCTTCGAGTTCCGCTGGGAGGATCAGTTCAATCTCGCGCTCGATCCCGACACAGCGCGGTCCATGCATGACGAGACCCTGCCCAAGGAGGCGCATAAGGTGGCGCATTTCTGCTCCATGTGCGGGCCGAAGTTCTGCTCGATGCGGATCAGCCACGACATCCGCGCCGAGGCCCAGAAAGAGGGCATGGCGAAGATGGCAGAGAAATTCCGCGAGGGCGGCGCGCTTTATCTGCCGCTGAACGAGGAGGACAAGGCATGA
- the phnD gene encoding phosphonate ABC transporter substrate-binding protein, translating to MKKLIAAALASTMLVGAAQAQEISEFRLGILGGENAQDRLASNQCYAEKIAAALGVEVKIFTPADYNGVMQGLLGGTIDAAWMGASSYAGTYIADPEAVEPVLVKQNADGSIGYYSIGFARADSGVTSLDDLKGKEFGFGDPNSTSGYLIPSIEIAEAGYSMEPGDYFSDVVFTGGHEQTIVAVNNGDVDAGVTWADGQGNWEDGYNSGALRKAVDAGLVDMNDLVQIWQSNVIPEGPFVMRKALPQSVKDSVTELTANLWEEDPDCAYGVAAGDAKDFIPVTHKEYESIVAARRSKIN from the coding sequence ATGAAGAAACTGATCGCAGCCGCTCTGGCCAGCACCATGCTCGTGGGCGCAGCCCAAGCGCAGGAAATCTCCGAGTTCCGTCTCGGCATCCTCGGCGGCGAGAACGCCCAGGACCGTCTGGCCTCGAATCAGTGCTATGCCGAGAAGATCGCCGCGGCGCTTGGCGTCGAGGTGAAGATCTTCACCCCCGCCGACTACAACGGCGTGATGCAGGGCCTGCTGGGCGGCACCATCGACGCGGCTTGGATGGGCGCCTCCTCCTACGCCGGCACCTATATCGCCGACCCCGAAGCGGTCGAGCCGGTTCTGGTCAAGCAGAACGCCGACGGCTCCATCGGCTACTATTCGATCGGCTTTGCCCGCGCCGACAGCGGCGTGACCTCGCTCGACGACCTGAAGGGCAAGGAGTTTGGCTTCGGTGATCCGAACTCGACCTCGGGCTATCTGATCCCCTCGATCGAGATCGCCGAAGCGGGCTACTCGATGGAGCCGGGCGATTACTTCTCCGACGTCGTCTTCACCGGCGGCCACGAGCAGACCATCGTCGCGGTCAACAACGGTGACGTCGACGCGGGCGTGACCTGGGCCGACGGTCAGGGCAACTGGGAAGACGGCTACAACTCGGGCGCGCTGCGCAAGGCGGTGGACGCGGGCCTCGTCGACATGAACGATCTGGTGCAAATCTGGCAGTCGAACGTGATCCCCGAAGGCCCCTTCGTGATGCGCAAGGCGCTGCCGCAGTCGGTCAAGGACAGCGTTACCGAGCTGACCGCCAACCTCTGGGAAGAAGACCCCGATTGCGCCTACGGCGTGGCGGCGGGCGATGCCAAGGATTTCATCCCGGTGACCCACAAAGAGTATGAGTCGATCGTCGCGGCCCGCCGCTCGAAGATCAACTGA
- a CDS encoding dipeptidase, translated as MSLAQTPPIFDGHNDLLLRLLRGAVSASDVVGGLSSGHIDLPRARSGGFGGGFFAVFVPSPSKSGDDMDAMAQPQYDLPLPEMIPHAEALETTWKGVEAFEALAEAGAITPCTTAAEIEVALTGPKMAAVLHLEGAEAIGPDLSELHELHARGLRSLGPVWSRPTIFGNGVPFRFPSTPDIGDGLSEAGKRLVKECNDLKIMIDLSHLNEKGVDDVAALTDAPLVATHSNAYAVTPHARNLTDRQLAMIAESDGMVGVNFASAFLRPDGRMDPSCSLDVVLRHFDHLIEKLGEDRVGFGSDFDGATVPEGITDIAGLPNLRAAMTAHGFDAALMEKLCSGNWLRVLRKTWGA; from the coding sequence ATGAGCCTTGCCCAGACCCCGCCCATCTTTGACGGCCACAACGATCTGCTGCTGCGCCTGCTGCGCGGGGCCGTCAGTGCCAGCGACGTGGTCGGCGGGCTGAGCAGCGGCCACATTGACCTGCCGCGCGCGCGCTCGGGCGGGTTTGGCGGCGGCTTCTTCGCGGTCTTCGTGCCCAGCCCCTCGAAGTCGGGCGACGACATGGACGCGATGGCGCAGCCGCAATACGACCTGCCGCTGCCCGAGATGATCCCCCATGCCGAAGCGCTGGAGACCACGTGGAAGGGGGTCGAGGCCTTCGAGGCGCTGGCCGAGGCGGGCGCCATCACCCCCTGCACCACCGCCGCCGAGATCGAGGTCGCGCTGACCGGCCCCAAGATGGCCGCTGTGCTGCACCTCGAGGGCGCCGAAGCCATCGGCCCGGACCTGAGCGAACTGCACGAGCTGCACGCCCGTGGGCTGCGCTCGCTCGGCCCGGTCTGGTCGCGCCCGACGATCTTTGGCAATGGCGTGCCCTTCCGCTTCCCCTCGACGCCGGATATCGGCGACGGGCTATCCGAAGCGGGCAAGCGGCTGGTCAAGGAATGCAATGATCTCAAGATCATGATCGACCTGTCGCATCTCAACGAAAAGGGCGTCGACGATGTGGCCGCGCTGACCGATGCGCCGCTGGTCGCCACCCATTCCAACGCCTATGCGGTCACCCCGCACGCGCGCAACCTCACCGACCGCCAGCTTGCGATGATCGCCGAGAGCGACGGTATGGTCGGCGTCAACTTCGCTTCGGCCTTCCTGCGCCCCGACGGGCGGATGGATCCCTCCTGCAGCCTCGACGTGGTGCTGCGCCACTTCGATCATCTGATCGAGAAACTCGGCGAGGACCGCGTCGGCTTCGGCTCGGATTTCGATGGCGCGACGGTGCCCGAGGGCATCACCGACATCGCCGGTCTGCCCAATCTGCGCGCCGCCATGACCGCCCATGGCTTCGACGCCGCGTTGATGGAAAAGCTCTGCTCCGGCAACTGGCTGCGCGTGCTGCGCAAAACCTGGGGCGCGTAA
- the fabD gene encoding ACP S-malonyltransferase: MTRAFIFPGQGAQTIGMGKALAEAYPAAKAVFDEVDAALGESLSSLIWDGDIETLTLTENAQPALMATSLAAMRALEAEGIEIGAASFVAGHSLGEYSALTAAGALSVGDAAKLLRTRGKAMQQAVPVGQGAMAALLGLDLATARAVAEEAAQGEVCAAANDNDPSQVVISGDKAAVERAVEIAKEKGAKRALLLPVSAPFHCALMAPAAEVMAEALEQVDITAPKVPLVANVIAEAVTDPARIRALLVEQVTGSVRWRESVEYMVAQGADEFWEIGAGKALSGMVKRIHRPATLRNIGAPDDVKAALEAV, encoded by the coding sequence ATGACGCGAGCCTTCATCTTCCCCGGTCAGGGGGCGCAGACCATCGGCATGGGCAAGGCGCTGGCCGAGGCCTATCCGGCGGCGAAAGCCGTGTTCGACGAGGTGGACGCGGCGCTGGGCGAGAGCCTCTCGTCGCTGATCTGGGACGGCGACATCGAGACGCTCACCCTCACCGAAAACGCCCAGCCCGCGCTTATGGCAACCTCGCTGGCGGCGATGCGCGCGCTCGAGGCCGAGGGCATCGAGATCGGAGCGGCCAGCTTCGTCGCGGGTCACTCGCTGGGCGAATATTCGGCTCTGACCGCCGCGGGCGCGCTGAGCGTCGGCGATGCGGCGAAACTGCTGCGCACCCGCGGCAAGGCCATGCAGCAGGCGGTGCCGGTGGGTCAGGGCGCCATGGCGGCGCTGCTGGGCCTCGATCTGGCCACCGCCCGCGCCGTCGCCGAAGAGGCCGCGCAGGGCGAGGTCTGTGCCGCGGCCAATGACAACGACCCGTCGCAGGTGGTGATCTCGGGCGACAAGGCTGCGGTCGAGCGCGCCGTGGAGATCGCCAAGGAGAAGGGCGCCAAGCGTGCGCTGCTGCTGCCGGTGAGCGCCCCCTTCCACTGCGCGCTGATGGCCCCCGCCGCCGAGGTCATGGCCGAGGCGCTGGAGCAGGTCGACATCACCGCGCCCAAGGTGCCGCTGGTGGCCAATGTGATCGCCGAGGCGGTGACCGATCCCGCCCGCATCCGTGCGCTGCTGGTCGAGCAGGTCACCGGCTCGGTGCGCTGGCGCGAGTCGGTCGAGTATATGGTCGCGCAGGGCGCGGATGAGTTCTGGGAGATCGGCGCGGGCAAAGCGCTCTCGGGTATGGTGAAGCGCATTCACCGCCCGGCCACGCTGCGCAACATCGGCGCGCCCGATGACGTAAAGGCCGCGCTCGAAGCGGTCTGA
- a CDS encoding ABC transporter substrate-binding protein, which produces MTLLRRTVLATAAALALVPAAALAQESTDAPIKIGDINHYKRLAAFAEPYRKGIELAVSEINADGGVLGRPLEFVFRDDQGDPAEAVRIAEELMTRDGTVMLTGTILSNVGLALSSYAAEKQHVYLASEPLADTLVWGSGNPYTFRLRTSTWVQAAMLAEQAATTDAIRYATIAPNYAYGTEAVEAFKTNLKRLKPEVEFVAEQWPALFKIDAGAEVQALERSKPDAIYNVTFGTDLAKFVRQGTDRGLFDGRDVYGLLTGEPEYFEPLGEEAPEGWFVTGYPWYDFAADTPGGAFVGAYEEMFGETPKNGSNVGYLTALSVAAAIERAGSTETEAIREAFEGLDIPDTPIGPLHYRALDNQSTLGAYVGTTALNDAGEGVMVDWSYKDPTPYMPSDEDIRKMRPAD; this is translated from the coding sequence ATGACCCTGCTTCGACGCACCGTTCTCGCCACCGCCGCCGCATTGGCGCTGGTCCCGGCCGCCGCGCTCGCCCAGGAGAGCACCGATGCCCCGATCAAGATCGGCGACATCAACCACTACAAGCGCCTTGCAGCCTTCGCCGAGCCCTACCGCAAGGGCATCGAACTGGCGGTCAGCGAAATCAATGCGGACGGCGGCGTGCTGGGCCGTCCTCTGGAGTTCGTCTTCCGCGACGATCAGGGCGATCCCGCCGAGGCGGTGCGCATCGCCGAGGAATTGATGACCCGCGACGGCACGGTGATGCTCACCGGCACCATCCTCAGCAACGTCGGGCTCGCGCTCAGCTCCTACGCCGCCGAGAAGCAGCACGTCTATCTCGCCTCCGAGCCGCTGGCGGACACTCTGGTCTGGGGCTCGGGCAATCCCTACACCTTCCGGCTGCGCACCTCGACATGGGTGCAGGCGGCGATGCTGGCCGAGCAGGCGGCAACCACCGACGCCATCCGCTATGCCACCATCGCGCCGAATTACGCCTATGGCACCGAGGCGGTCGAGGCCTTCAAGACCAACCTCAAGCGGCTCAAGCCCGAGGTGGAGTTCGTCGCCGAGCAATGGCCCGCGCTGTTCAAGATCGACGCCGGCGCCGAGGTACAGGCGCTGGAGCGCTCCAAGCCCGACGCGATCTACAATGTCACCTTCGGCACTGATCTGGCCAAATTCGTCCGTCAGGGCACCGACCGCGGCCTCTTCGACGGGCGCGACGTCTACGGGCTGCTGACCGGCGAGCCGGAATATTTCGAGCCGCTCGGCGAGGAGGCCCCCGAGGGCTGGTTCGTCACCGGCTATCCTTGGTATGATTTCGCCGCGGACACGCCTGGCGGTGCCTTCGTCGGAGCTTATGAAGAGATGTTCGGTGAAACCCCGAAGAACGGCAGCAACGTCGGCTATCTGACCGCGCTCTCGGTCGCCGCCGCCATCGAACGCGCCGGCAGCACCGAGACCGAGGCGATCCGCGAAGCCTTCGAGGGGCTCGACATTCCCGACACGCCGATCGGGCCGCTGCACTACCGCGCGCTCGACAACCAATCGACCTTGGGCGCCTACGTTGGCACCACGGCGCTGAACGATGCGGGCGAAGGCGTGATGGTGGACTGGTCCTACAAGGACCCCACACCCTACATGCCCTCCGACGAGGACATCCGCAAAATGCGCCCCGCCGACTGA